In Macrobrachium rosenbergii isolate ZJJX-2024 chromosome 27, ASM4041242v1, whole genome shotgun sequence, the genomic stretch tgctgtatgaaattctcagagccacggcccatgaagcttaaagccacggcccggtggtggcatgtgttgctggcacctatggcggtgccagacgcacgaccatgactaactttaatcttaaatcaaatgaaaactactgaggctagagggctgctatttggtatgtttgatgattggagggtggaagatcaacataccaatttgcagccctctagcctcagtaggttttaagatctccgggcggacggacagacaaatagctatctcaggaaacttaaaataaaaagcaacgaCGGTTTTAGGTGTTGAGGAGGCAAATCTTCTTGATAATGGCTCGGTCACTTATAATGCAGGAtaggagttcctcattggacgggtaggTACCGTTCTcacctagcactctgctgggcccgcgttcgattctccgaccggccaatgaagaattagaggaacttatttctgttgacagaaattcatttctcgttataatgtggttcggattccacaataagctgtaggtcccgttgctaggtaaccagttggttcttagccacgtaaaatagatctaatccttcgggccagccctaggagagctgtcaatcagctcagtggtctggttaaactaaggtatacttgacttaagGAATGGTGACACATCTGTGATCTGCGCGTTCacgtatttaaatattttgcctCATGATTATTAACGATAGATTAAGGAATGGTTTTTACATCTGTGATCTGTGCATTCACGCATGCATTTCAGCAATCCTGGCAACAGGCACAAGCTTAAGAATTGTTGCAAGGATAGAAAGAAAAAGGCACTGTTGCACGGATATTATCTGACAATAAACGACTCTCGGATTTCCTTTGTAGATCTTccatcacattttatttttttatttcacgttccGTGACGAAAATCATGCTCTAGTGAACGGAAGatgataaattttatgtttttctggtTTGTCATTTCTTAGATGGCGGAAAATTTATCCCGCTGGCGATAACAAACGATAACTTTTGACAGATTCAGTCCATTTTTGACGTTTGGAAGAAGCCCCTGATTGTGTTTTCTGAAACTAAGACTCTGCGGAAGTTATAAAAACAATTGACTtgaattttcacctttttttggATGTGGGTATGTATCAGGCAACGGATATTGGAATGTATATAGGATAGTGAACAGAggttatataatacatatgtatatatatgtatatattcagatatagagttatatatatatgctatcgaTCTCCACATGTATTTTGTACCCTggattcatccttgattcagcagctaaagaggggaaaaataccATTGACTTTATATACCCATCGGGAGGagacgatatatgtatatatatatatatatatatatattttttttttttattaataaagatatttatatatatttatatatatatactccatatctTTCGTTTAAGAACTTAAAAAAACCGCTTGGGAAACttgacatatataatttataaatatatatataagccccaAAGATTAAAACCCCttacatatttattatactgtatatatatataacttaaaatatatttataacagaacGTTCAATTGcgaaacttttttaataaagatatttacctttcatttcaaCATCCCCATTTCCATCGACTCTTTCGTttcaagaacttaaaaaaaaaaccgcttggGAAACTTGACACCCCCTTCGTGTCCAATTTATCCAAAATGAATGCTTTTCCAAGCCCCAAAGATTAAAACCCCTTACAGTGCATTCTCTCGTGACACTCGTGAACTTAAAAATGTCTCAATAACAGAACGTTCTAGTTGCGAAACTTTTGAAGGggaaaaaactttcatttctaaATCAGAACCCTTGCCAGTTCCGGTTGTCTGGGAGAAATAATACTAGAAATAAGTATGAACCTCTCTTATTTTTCGTAGGGCGGTGTCCTTGAGATTCCCGCCTCCGTCGGAAATCCTCAGTAATCTGCAGTGaatatttttagtgttctgtaaaagaaaactattgtgctggctttgtctgtccgtccgcacttttttctgtccgcactttctctgtccgcacttttttctgtctgcactttttctgtctgcactttttttctgtccgccctcagatcttaaaaactgctgaggctagagggctgcaaattagtatgttgatcatccaccctccaatcatcaaacataccaaattgcagccctctagcctcagtagtttttattttgtttaaggttaaagttagccataatcgtgcatctggcgacgatataggacaggccaccaccgagccgtgattaaagtttcatgggccgcggctcatacatcattataccgagaccaccgaaagatagatctattttcggtggccttgattataggctgtagcggctgtacagaaaactcgattgcgccgaagaaacttcggcgcattttttatttgtttttgatattagcgGTGCCCTTGAGAGCCACGCCTCCGTCGGGAAATCCTCAATAATCTGTAGTgaaagaactgtttttttttgttttgttgatattcATCATACGATCAAAAAGCCTCATCTTAGAATGGAAATTGAAGTCAAGTGCTTCTTGATCACGCCAATATTGtttttacataaagaattttCAACGTAAAGAATTTCTCTGCacaaagaatcttttttttttccttcatccgTCGAGTAATGTCGCCCCAATCAGGATCCACGTTTTGGataactttcttgcatttttgttaAATTGTTGTTATCCTGGGTAACGCTTTTAGTTTTACTTGGCTTCATTTTTTCGGAAATTCTTGGATAATTtcgttgctgttgctgttatatatatatatattatatatatatatatatatatatatatatatatatatatatatatatatatatatatatatatacatgtataactgaatcatatatatatatatatatatatatatatatatatatatatatatatatatatatatatatatattaaaaggacctcattcaaactggatggtatctaatggagtttttattcaaaaatttacaagctttcttggacaaacagtccacattatcaagtatccgtaccatccagtttgaatgaggtccttttagtaattctactaatgcacagaacaattgtatatgtgataaagttaataaatatatatatatatatatatatatatatatatatatatatatatatatatatatatatatatatatatatatatatatatatatatatatatagagagagagagagagagagagagagagagagagagagagagagagagagagagagagagagagagagagagagagaaaattatgacaTTTCTCAGCCGATACTCAGACTTAGGTTCAATGCATTTTActgctttcatatttcacatatttatatgtcTGGAAACAGTTTATAATCATTAAGATCTCAAGACGTCATTAcgtgacctttttattttcatttgcaagacCAAATTTTTATTTGCGTGCTTTGTAATGAAATAGCGAATGACGTCATTCGAAACGGCTTTTATGACTGGCAGTACATTATGATTATCGGTACTTATTACGTTTGGTCGCCACACTCAGTTCCCACGATCTGTGAGAATTCTTTTTAACACTCAAGACATTCGTCTGTGATTCATGGTCAGTGTTGTACTTATCCGGACAGAAATGGCCATTCCTTGGTGTAACCTCTCTTTAGTGCGTTACTGGCAACATTACTTGCAAAACTACGTCAACAATAGCAAGATCGAGGCAGGATCCAAGTCATGGTCGTTAGGTATAATGTGGTTCCCTAGGCGGACTTTGTTGGGGTGGTCGTGTTCTGCTTTCTGGCGACATTTGGCAactgtttgttgttgttggagcGGTGCGTGGCTTTGGGTCTTTCTCTCGCCGTGAAATAACGTGTaattatatctacatttttctgAGATGGATAtcgtgcctgtgtgtgtgtgtgtgtgtgtgtgtgtgtggtttgagtgtgtgtgtattttgttacAGAGAAATGCCTGGTCTCGCTTGCGCCATATGAGTATGTGttcttgttccatgtaaataggtttcgtcttctgaataatctatcttctataataataaaaaatctgagtggatcttgtttgtcttcccacgggtgacagtaagggagacatgatacagccacccaccccctgcaaacctgtttttccGCCCCGGattgggggcagggtaggtaagggatcgggaggataggggagtcatccacccacctcctgccaacctgtttgtccgccccggggtgggggcagggtatgGAGGGGatcgggaggggaggggagacatccaccctcctcctacaaacctgtttgtccgccctgggtgaggtcggggtagttaggggatcaggaggctaggggagacatcaaccctcctcctgcaaacatgtttgtccgccccaggtgagGAGGGTATggaggggatcaggagggtagggaagacatccaccctcctcctgcaaacctgtttgtccgccccaggtgaggtcagggtaggtaggggaatgggagggtaggggagacatccaccctcctcctgcaaacctgtttgtctgccccgctGTAAGGTCGGGTTACATAAGGGGAtcagaagggtaggggagacagcagcgccgggttccagcgctcGTAGCGCGCGCCAACGAGCTCGTAATAGTGACAATAATTACACCAACTGACGTAGGATTGGAGGTTGTGACACGGCACTCACTCCTCCCGTCGCCTCGTCACGACACATCTATATAAACCAGTTCAGTTCACGCGATGTTCATTGGCTCGTGTTATTGCTGGCGAACATAACGCCCTGTGGGATTCTGTGACATGCGTCATTGCGTCATTTGCGAGTCCTGCGTTGTCAATGTCACTTGAATCGAAggacctttaattttttttattttcgtgatcTTAACTATTTTGTATCCTTTGGAATGACCCTTCACTCGTAGGACTTTTCTTTATCATTGTGATCTTGCCTATTTTGTATCGCTTTACGAATCCTACGTTGGGAATCCTACGTTTGAAAGGTTCCTCTAATGGAAGGATCTTTTTTTCATCACGATCTTACTTATTTTGTTTAGCTGTTCCAATCCTACGTTTGAACTGTCCTTTTActcaaaggactttttttttatcacgatcTTACCTATTGTGATCTTACCTattttgtattactgtacaaATCCTACGTTGGGAATCCTACGTTTGAATGTCCTTTTcttcaaaggaatttttttatcacgtttttattttgtatcgttGTACGAATCTTACGCTGGGAATCTTACGTCTGAAATGTCCTTTTActcaaaggactttttttttcctcacgaTCTTACTTATTATGTATCGTTGTACGAATCCTGCGTTGGGAATCCTACTTCTGAAATGTCCTTTTACTCAAAGGGcctattttttttctccccatctTCTTATGAATTTTGTGAATTCATGTagtatttaagaacaataaaacaatgaaatgagaaaagaacTTTCCCAACAATGCTGAAGGATGTGTATATCAAATCTCACGTTAAGTCttgtgacaatttttatatattgctcTCCAGAGTTAAATCAACTGTGTAATCATATAATGAATAACTTTCTACTTggatatttttgttgaatttcatACACAGTGCTTTCTTCGTATGAATGCATATTGCATACGTGGTACAAGACAACACGTATATTGATAAAATTCTAAAGCTGTTTTGGACTAGAGTAATCATTGGATCTTTGGAAACAAATGGTCATTGGATACAAGTAAAATTTGCGCCGAAGTtaattcggcgcaatcgagttttctgtacagccaccgaAAGTGgatctatcttttgatggtctcggtataatgctgtatgagcagcggcccttgaaactttaaccactgcccggtggtggcctatcctatatcatttgccagaagcacgattttggctaactttaaccttaaataaaataaaaactagttgaggctagagggctgcaatttgatatgtttgatgattgggggtggatgatcaacataccaatttgcagccctccagcctctgtGGTGTTTAAGACCTTagggcgggcagaataaagtgcggacggacagacaaagccggcacaacagttttctttcacagaaaactaaaactatccaACATCATTTGAGACACAAAACgtccaaaattctgaaaattactTTACTGACAATTAGTTcttttattagtgttattatccatttctcttttattaagattgtttttcAAAACTGGCCATCTTCATTTTAAACAATCTCTCTAGTCTCACACAGAGCTATTGATCtttttattggagaaacaaatccacagttatgtatatgtacatatacttaaagataaaactgtacagatagctttcccTTGGAAAAGTGAaccgaacagtttcccgaaaacTGTCTGTAtagttttatcttaaaatatatgtacatatacataactgtggacttgtttctccattttaagactcatgctactctgagtattttttaattatgtttttattgcaACTCTTGACATAAAAACGGCTTCTGTGCATTATAGAGCATGTATCGATggaaataattatgcaaataacTTGATGCTATTGCAAACGAATGAGAAAAATGTAACCATCCTGAAAATCTCCGAGGGTGACCTTACAATGGACGCTAATGATGGCAATAAATTACACCGTGTTCTCTCGTGCATAACATGAAGATTCCGAAAGCACACGTCTCGTGCTCTTCCCAAATCTTTCatcccgcagggggttagtgccgtcagtgcacctcgtgcggtgcactgtaggcatttcttaaggttctttgcagcgtcccttcgacccctggcTGGAAAAtcgttttcattccatttattgtacctccgtttatattctctttcttccatcttaattttcatcctcttctaacaattgattcacggtgcaactgctttgaggttttcctcttgtttcacctttcaaatgtttttaatgccagtttccatttcagcgctgaatggcctcataggtcccaacgcttggccattggcctaaattccatataatCTGGTCTGTCCTACCTAGATGAGAGTCTAGAAATGTGATGCGGTGGCCCTGTTAAACAACTCTATAATGATCATTcttatgaattttacatttagaactacagaaaagagagagagagagagagagagagagagagagagagagagagagagagagagagagagagagagagagagagagaacaaagcaaAATTATAACCTACAAAAGGGATGGTTCGCTGCCTGATAAAATGGGGTTGCAACCCTGAAGGATTCGTGCGAAAGGcaagatgatatttttttttttaagaaatacttaaaagtcTTAACTACAGCTGAGATTCACGCGCCAGTGCGCATGTGCGCGCTCGCACGTAGATCGCATGTGTGTGAAGTATCTGCATGCGTATGGGTTTAGTAGCTCCATGCGAATATAATGGTGCCCTGTGTGGCAACAGTGCTGTGACGTTTGTAGttcgtatgtacgtatgtttacgtacacacatatttatatatatatatatatacacatatatatattccttgccGTACTTCTTACGCTACCCTTAGGTGTATTTCTTATCAGTTGACACGGGTTCATGCAGTTCGTATTgccatctttatattttttgtttcatgtttgcaTTCTTCAGACTGGCGCTTACtacttctttcttttgttcattatcaAGTCGGTCCTCGGCAACCTATGTCATCTAcacatttcatcataatatacttctttattcttatttgttatcAAGCTAGATCTAAGTCCCTTAAAACCAGGACTTATAGTAGGATGAAATAATCTGATTTAAATTTTGagttccagtttttttttgtttataaatatgtatgcagtCTGTTTTGTAATTTCTTATGTTTTAAAGGATATTTCACTAAAGGGAATGGCTTCAAAGCCAACAAACTTACCAGTTTTATTAGTaatcattaatgttattttcgCTGTACTGTCGTTtgttcatatgaaatatatagtatAGTGTGGCCTTTATGATTAAGTTTTCTTTCAAGTTAAcgttttcgttttctttgaatGCAAGACTTCTATAGCAGGATACACTAAAGTAAAAATTTGTTCCTCCTACTTTAAaacatttatctaattttacttttgtatatcatcctcctatatatatatatatatatatatatatatatatatatatatatatatatatatttttttttttttttttttttttttaggtattatgACGTACATTTATTCTGGAtggcgttgccagatgcacggtacTTTGCATTCATTCCTAAGAGTACCTGTGAAAGTATCACAGTGGCTCCTTATAAGAATCATGAGTTACTGACTCGATGTTTAGAGGATTTCTTGTCTCGAATTCATTTTTGGCAAAATggtaaagtatatttatttaaaaaaaaaaaaagataattaatgcTGTTCTTCTTTGTGTATAGAGGGCTGAAACAAACTtttgaaattttgacatttttctgtgTGCTGGCCATAGGAAATATGATTGAAAAATctgttgaaatttttcatttttctctgtgctGACCATCGGAAATTTGGTCGAAAATTCTgttgaaattttgacatttttctctgTGCTGACCATCGGAAATTTGATCGAAAATTCTgttgaaattttgacatttttctgtgTGCTGACCATCGGAAATTTGATTGAAGATTATGTTGAAATTTCTTCTTGAATATTGTACCTTCTTCTGGTACATTATGGAAACAGTATAATTTCAACGGAAGTCTTGGGACTTGAGAGTTTTTTGGTGTCTGAATCATGAccaaattttaagtttaaaaattcTCTGTAGAAACTTTAATCGTTGATTACGTTGTACAATTGTAATTCATTCATCACCTCCTGGTGTATAGTGCGATGGATAATCAGAGATTACAGTATTTAAATGCATAGTAAAGCGAGGTTTATTTTCCAAGGGCTACATtagaaaaagaagagtaaaacaGTGCATAAGATTTatgaaccttatatatatatatatatatatatatatatatatatatatatatatatatatatatatatatatatatatatatatatatatatatatatatatatatatatatatatatatatatatatatatatatatatatatatatatatatatatatatatatatatatatatccagttactGACAGTGCAACAAACACTTAACTTACTTGCTTCAGTTGCAGATTCTTCCCATAAAGGACTGCCAACCACAGTTCTAAATCCTCTGGGAAATATCTGGCAACCTCATCAAACGAAAAAGCAGATTTGGTCTTGGCCATAGCATGTGTATACCAAAGATTTAGTCAAGCTAAACTTAATAATAAGTGTTTCATattgaaattatgattttttcatattgaaatcacaattttttcttattgaaatcataattgtttcatgttgaaattataatttttttcatattgaaatcataatttgttcatattgaaattataatttttgtcatattgAAATCattaatgtttacatacagaaatcataattttttcatattgcaatcataattttttcatatcataatttttcaatcataattttttcataccgaaatcataattttttcatactgaaatcatattttttcatattgaaatcataattttttgcatgttgaaatcataattttttcttaataaaatcataatttttcatatcgaaatcataattttttcatattgaaaCTCGTGACCAGTATCCGGAGCATCATTCGGCGTCGTTAAAAAGGGGGAATTTGCTTGGTAGTCTCAAGCGAGGCAAGCAGcgatctggaaaagaaaatacaaaaaaagctttAACGTTTAAATAAAAGTCCTTAAAATGGCATTCCAGTTAGGTCTCATTTTGAAGGTCtagataaaatgcaataaaacttgTAACTTGAAAGTTTGTGATATATGAATGGAATAatgtttaaatatgaattttcagtAGGTGTTCGTctatcactttcatatatatatatatatatatatatatatatatatatatatatatatatatatatatatatatatatatatatatatatatatatataaagacaaaatccacgaaggaaagagaaacaatggaatgctgcgaggccttacgactgttaagtaaaggacgacagtcgaaaggcctcgcagcactccattgtttctctttccttcgtgaattttatttatatattcatcacgttccatattttcgtgattcagtaatatatatacattatatatatacatatatacatatatatattatatatataaatatatgtatttgtatatatatttatatatatatatatttcttactttacattacattacattacattacaaagCTTTTTACTTACATCTTTATTGGCGTTGGAGATGCAAGTCTTGAATGCAGCTGAGTCCGCACATCCTGTAGGTGTCAATCATGATTTGTTAACAGTGATTTACAtaagctctttatatatattatatatttatataaaatatcctaAGGAGGATACATCTTAGTTTAAATTACTTGATTCAACATTACAAATGTTTTTGACTTCCATGATCTTTCTTGGCGTTGGAGAtgaaaaaatcttgatttttcagataGTTCTTCCATCCTGGTCGGTGTCAATCATGTTTTGTTAAGGGCCCGATTTCGAATCTCAGCTCTTTAATCAATCATtaacaatttatttctggtgataaaattaatttctcgctataatggggaTACATCAGGATTAGTGAATAGAATTTGATTaaacttagccacgtaaataagtttTTCGTGACCTCCAGGTGATCAGTTCTTGGGAGAAATTCGATCAGACAAAAAAAGGGatctttccttgatagtgacccccaagggtttttgggggtcgttatctaggaataatatttcttgggggtcattatctttatgatatttacagtcttttatttgtatttttgaggtaatccccaacggacttgtgctaaacacgccacaaaggtggacccatacctggttaaaacccttgggggtcactgtctaggaaagatccaaaaaaaagtttgtttcagCTCAGATAATTTCTTCCAAAACTTGTTCATATCGAGGAGGTCGACGATTGAATGTAGCtgctaattttcataaatttctgttCACCCCTTCCTCGAGATATATTGCTAAAACCCCTACATGTTCACACTAACAAATAAATGGCAGTTTGGGAGGAGCGTGGTAAATACAACCTCCCGCCCGACTGTGCTGGCAGAGGGAAAAACTGCAGTTTTATAAAGTTCCTTACCTTTGTTGGTTTGGAAACAGTTTTGGATTGCTTGGCGTGGAGCGCTTCCAGAGGACTTCAGGTTCCTTATGCAAGTTCTGCACTTGGTAGGATCTTTTGCTTTTTCACAAGCGCTCACTGCAAGGAAAGGGGAACGAATTGGAAAATGATTGAGGTCTGTAGTCTCAAgacaaaaaattctctctctctctctctctctctctctctctctctctctctctctctctctctctctctctctctctctctctctctctgcaaggaaAGGGAACAATTGGAAAATGACTGAGGGCCGTAGTCTcaagacaaaatctctctctctctctctctctctctctctctctctctctctctctctctctctctgcaaggaaAGGGGAACGAATTGGAAAATGACTGAGGGCTGTAGTCTCAAGACaaaaaatctctcctctctctctctctctctctctctctctctctctctctctctctctctctctctctctctctctctctctctctctctctcagggaacaCACACAAGAACTGATAGTTCAGGGTTTACCTAAACAACCGGATCTCCATCCATCTCCTCTGCCGAAGTGATTTCCACCACGATGACCAGAGGCTTGGGAAGCCGTGGCTACGATGATGTACATCACTGCCAAAATCAGAAGAGCCCTCATGTTGTGGGTTTTCGAAAATACCCTCTGGAAGGAAAGAGTTTCCAGAATTTATCTCATTTCTCGAAGTAAATTGCTCATTCAGTAAGGTTATTCAGTTACCAAGAGTTTAGAAGCTCTACATCAGTGGTTCTTagcctttttcaatgtatgcacccctttgaaatcagcagtcagttctcgcaccccctgaattgctgataTTGGAACTTGGGACTCTGATTGGAATTTGGCTAACGGCAGAATGTTCCGAAATGGACACAATTTCAATATGAGGAAAGCTGTTAACCTTGCCACCTTGAGATTCTATCAACTCGTAAGTGTACCATTACTGAAAACTTGCCTGAAACAAAGTGAGAGAAGTGTCTTGAGTAACGCTTCTCGAAAAACTAAAAGAAGTGTCTTGAGTAATGCTTCTCGAAAAACTAAAAGAAGTGTCTTGAGTAATGCTTCTCGAAAAACTAAACCAAAGACCTGACACTCCAGACGAAGGCACTGTAGAAGTTGAACTGCGATGGTGCCGGGACGACGCTCCTTTTTATACCCTTTGTGACCCCATTGTCGTTTCCAGAGAGAATTTCAGACAGAAAAAGAATTgaagataaaaatgattttgcatcTTATTCAGTGGTCTGTGATGTTGATTTCGTCCATttatcaaaaacgaaaaaaaaaaatgttgagatggATGAGATTTCGTTGATCGAGAGAATGGTTATTGTTTGTTGATGCCATTCTACTGACAGAGCGTGGCGGCTGATCGCTTGAAACAGTGCTGAGTGTTCTGTCTTTCTGCgagcagatttttttattttctagaataAATGAGAATCTGTATTTTACAATTTCATGATGCTGGCTGACTGGCTTCATTTACTGACTAcgtcacaaattatatatatatatatatatatatatatatatatatatatatatatatatatatatatatatatatatatatatatatatatatatatatatatatatatatctatattataataaaatatatgtgaaatacatataataaaatatatatatatatatacatacatatatatatatatatatatatctgtatattatataaaaccatgaatatatatttgtatatgttgtatatgctGATATGTATTACAACACCGGTCACAGTATTTGCTCAtcattcttcatcattttcaacAGTGAAGGAAACCAGAGAGCTTCGGGTATTTTATAAAACGTTACTCCGAAGTAACTTGTCTCTTAACAATTTACTTACTCTATTTCAGGTGTTTAACCCAAGTTGATATTTGCCTTCGAATTATAACGTTCTTTCATCTttcaaaatttgattttattcttattaccTGTCACTAATGAagtgtttctcttcctttcagGTATGTATTGTTTCATTTCTCGTTATTCGTATCACGTTTGGTAAAGGTAAGAAAGGGTTTTGTTTGTGTAGTTATGTGTGCCAAATCTTACGTCagtaattttgttgatttattgatATAGCCTACTGTTATTGTAAacgtgtgtatattatatatatatatat encodes the following:
- the LOC136853702 gene encoding uncharacterized protein, whose product is MRALLILAVMYIIVATASQASGHRGGNHFGRGDGWRSGCLVSACEKAKDPTKCRTCIRNLKSSGSAPRQAIQNCFQTNKGCADSAAFKTCISNANKDIAACLA